One window of the Betaproteobacteria bacterium genome contains the following:
- the lysA gene encoding diaminopimelate decarboxylase, which translates to MSPFSRQAGVLHAESVSLAHIAQHFGTPAYVYSRAALEASLGEFTAVLGAHPAGARALVCYAVKANSNLAILNLFARLGAGFDIVSGGELARVLAAGADPGKVVFSGVGKTGEEMRQALQAGIFCFNVESAAELERLNAVAGSLAKRAPVSLRVNPDVDPKTHPYISTGLKEAKFGVAYDQATALYRRAAALPHLEVTGIDCHIGSQLLDPSPFTEALDRILALVDRLAADGITIRHLDLGGGLGIRYREGQEQPTVAAYLTPLLDRLAGRGLQVVLEPGRRLVGNAGVLLTRVEYLKPGEEKNFAIVDAAMNDLMRPALYEAWHDIVPVAEHEGETRAWDVVGPVCETGDFLGQDRALALAPGDLLAVLSAGAYGMAMSSNYNTRPRAAEILVDGEQTHLVRRRETIAELYSGESCLPR; encoded by the coding sequence ATGAGCCCCTTCTCCCGCCAGGCCGGCGTGCTCCACGCCGAGTCCGTCAGTCTTGCCCATATCGCCCAGCACTTCGGCACCCCGGCCTACGTCTATTCCCGTGCGGCTCTGGAAGCCTCCCTGGGGGAATTCACCGCGGTGCTTGGCGCCCATCCCGCCGGTGCCAGGGCTCTCGTCTGCTACGCCGTCAAGGCCAATTCCAATCTCGCCATCCTCAATCTCTTCGCCCGTTTGGGCGCCGGCTTCGACATCGTTTCCGGCGGTGAACTGGCCCGGGTTCTGGCCGCTGGCGCCGATCCGGGCAAAGTCGTCTTTTCCGGTGTCGGCAAAACTGGCGAGGAAATGCGGCAGGCCCTCCAGGCCGGCATCTTCTGTTTCAACGTCGAGAGCGCCGCCGAACTCGAACGCCTGAATGCCGTGGCCGGCTCCCTGGCCAAACGCGCCCCGGTGAGCCTGCGCGTCAATCCCGACGTGGATCCCAAGACCCACCCCTATATCTCCACCGGCCTCAAGGAAGCGAAATTCGGCGTCGCCTACGACCAGGCCACCGCACTCTACCGCCGGGCCGCCGCCCTGCCCCATCTGGAAGTCACCGGCATCGACTGCCACATCGGTTCCCAGTTGCTCGATCCCTCACCTTTTACCGAGGCCCTGGACCGCATCCTCGCCCTGGTCGACCGGCTGGCGGCCGACGGCATCACCATTCGGCATCTCGACCTGGGCGGCGGCCTCGGCATCCGCTACCGGGAAGGGCAGGAGCAACCCACAGTCGCCGCCTACCTGACGCCCCTTCTCGACCGCCTCGCGGGCCGCGGGCTCCAGGTGGTCCTCGAACCGGGGCGCCGCCTGGTGGGCAACGCCGGCGTCCTGCTCACCCGGGTCGAATACCTGAAGCCCGGCGAGGAGAAGAATTTCGCCATCGTCGATGCCGCCATGAACGACCTCATGCGCCCCGCCCTGTACGAAGCCTGGCACGACATCGTGCCGGTGGCGGAGCATGAAGGGGAAACCCGCGCCTGGGACGTGGTGGGGCCGGTCTGCGAGACCGGCGACTTCCTCGGCCAGGACCGGGCCCTGGCCCTGGCTCCCGGCGACCTGCTGGCGGTTCTCTCGGCCGGCGCCTACGGCATGGCCATGAGTTCCAACTACAACACCCGCCCCCGGGCCGCCGAGATCCTGGTTGACGGCGAGCAGACCCATCTGGTGCGGCGACGGGAGACCATCGCCGAACTCTACTCCGGCGAGTCCTGCCTGCCGCGATGA
- the hslV gene encoding ATP-dependent protease subunit HslV: MEQYHGTTILSVRRGPRVAMGGDGQVTLGNIVVKATARKVRRLYQNRILAGFAGGTADAFTLFERFEAKLEKHQGNLLRSAVELAKDWRTDRMLRRLEAMLSVADSQNSLIITGNGDVLEPEQGIVAIGSGGAYAQSAARALLENTDLDPAAIVTKSLEIAGDLCIYTNRNFTLEVLE, from the coding sequence ATGGAGCAATATCACGGCACCACGATCCTGTCGGTGCGCCGGGGCCCCCGCGTCGCCATGGGCGGCGACGGTCAGGTGACTCTGGGCAATATCGTCGTCAAGGCCACCGCCAGGAAGGTGCGCCGCCTCTATCAGAACCGCATTCTGGCCGGGTTCGCCGGTGGCACGGCAGATGCCTTCACCCTCTTCGAGCGCTTCGAGGCCAAGCTGGAAAAGCACCAAGGGAACCTGCTGCGCTCCGCCGTCGAACTGGCCAAGGATTGGCGCACCGACCGCATGCTGCGCCGCCTGGAGGCCATGCTCTCGGTGGCGGACAGCCAGAACTCCCTCATCATCACCGGCAACGGCGACGTGCTGGAGCCCGAGCAGGGCATCGTGGCCATCGGCTCCGGCGGCGCCTACGCGCAGAGCGCGGCGCGGGCGCTCCTGGAGAATACGGACCTCGATCCCGCCGCGATCGTCACAAAATCCCTGGAGATCGCCGGCGATCTCTGCATCTACACCAACCGCAACTTCACCCTGGAGGTGTTGGAGTGA
- a CDS encoding RNA-binding S4 domain-containing protein: protein MRIDKWLWAARFYKTRSLATDAVDGGKVHVNGQRVKPARELRVGDILTVTAAESWELTVRALSDRRGPAAEARQLYEEAPASLAARQAARESRRLIADPAAERHGRPTKRDRRQLGRLS from the coding sequence CTGCGCATCGACAAGTGGTTATGGGCGGCGCGCTTTTACAAGACCCGCAGTCTCGCCACCGATGCCGTCGATGGCGGCAAGGTCCACGTGAACGGCCAGCGAGTGAAACCCGCGCGGGAACTGCGGGTCGGCGACATCCTCACCGTCACTGCCGCGGAATCCTGGGAGCTCACGGTGCGCGCCCTCTCCGACCGCCGCGGCCCGGCCGCGGAAGCCCGGCAGCTCTATGAAGAAGCCCCGGCCAGCCTGGCCGCCCGGCAGGCCGCCCGGGAATCCCGCCGCCTGATCGCGGACCCCGCAGCGGAACGCCACGGACGCCCCACCAAGCGCGACCGCCGCCAGTTGGGGCGTCTCAGCTGA
- a CDS encoding efflux RND transporter permease subunit: MTLPELSIKRHVLAWMVSAVLVLFGLISYGRIGMDRYPYIEFPVVSVTTALRGANPEIVDASITNIIESAVNSTPGIEHIQSTSSPGVSVIGITFGLEKKIDVAFNEIQAKVNQVLRRLPDDVDPPVVAKVETNAQPIMWLALQGDRTQQQLNQYALNVLKKRLETIDGVGEVRLGGRRDRTIRVELHPERMAALGVTAQDIAAALDKEHVQMAGGFVVGQKTESLVKLDLEFHSVERLGSLVVAWKGGAPVRLGDVADLVDGLSDYRQLARFNGKMTIGLGIVKVTNTNTVAIIDRVKERLDKELRPQLPPGLELHVVSNDAIFILEIIDALKEHLLEGTLLAALVVWIFLLSVRSTLIIALAIPVSLMGAVAVIYFAGYTLNSLTLLGLLLLIGVVVDDAIVVLENIFRHREELDPDPVSAAINGANEVFFAVLAATLALVSIFAPVIFMSGIIGQFFRSFAVVVTFGVLVSLFVSLTLTPMLCSRFLTVREKGHVRRGLPALIARGFAWLEAFYRRLLAWALRHRWKVVLLTIAAVGSSAFFFANVGKTFAPEQDEGRFLVNLRTPLGSSIDYTDTRLRAVEETLARHPEIVTEFALIGLGSAGQVNQGLVVARMAPRDQRSISQQELLPILRRELAEIPGARAFAAPYPMVQGQRGEPLQFVLAGENLNEVARLSKDLLQKLATEPGLGRIDTDLQLDLPQLVFEPDRLRIAAAGLSSRDVALAINMLTGGVDIGKYNDDPGDGQRYDVRVKARDGEFTQPSDLAKIWLRNPEGKMIRLDAVASFKETLGPAVIGRFDLQYAATFFATPTLPLGEAVKRIRTQAADLPPGYQIKLIGQAEEFGKTTQYMAFAFTLALVLLYMVLASQFNSFLQPLIVMLAQPLAIIGGIAALWATGQTLNIYSMIGLVLLIGLVAKNSILLVDLANQRRAGGMGVDEALSDACPIRMRPVLMTSATVILALTPAALGLGAGSETNQPLSIAVIGGMVSSTLLTLVVVPAVYSLVENFLARHRRQATAPSAE; encoded by the coding sequence ATGACCCTGCCCGAACTTTCCATCAAGCGCCACGTCCTGGCGTGGATGGTCAGCGCCGTGCTGGTCCTCTTCGGTCTCATCAGCTACGGCCGCATCGGGATGGACCGCTATCCCTACATCGAATTTCCCGTCGTTTCCGTCACCACGGCCCTGCGCGGCGCCAATCCGGAAATCGTCGATGCCTCGATCACCAACATCATCGAGAGCGCGGTCAATTCCACTCCGGGCATCGAGCACATCCAGTCCACCTCCTCGCCCGGCGTCTCGGTCATCGGCATCACCTTCGGGCTGGAGAAGAAGATCGACGTCGCGTTCAACGAGATCCAGGCCAAGGTCAATCAAGTGCTGCGCCGCCTGCCCGATGACGTGGACCCGCCGGTGGTCGCCAAGGTCGAGACCAACGCCCAGCCCATCATGTGGCTCGCCTTGCAGGGGGACCGCACCCAGCAGCAGTTGAACCAGTACGCCCTCAACGTGCTCAAGAAGCGCCTGGAGACCATCGATGGCGTGGGCGAAGTGCGCCTCGGCGGGCGCCGCGACCGCACCATCCGGGTGGAACTGCACCCGGAGCGCATGGCGGCCCTGGGCGTGACGGCCCAGGATATCGCCGCCGCGCTGGACAAGGAGCACGTCCAGATGGCCGGCGGGTTCGTCGTCGGGCAAAAGACCGAAAGCCTGGTCAAGCTCGACCTCGAGTTCCACAGCGTCGAGCGCCTGGGCAGCCTGGTGGTGGCGTGGAAGGGTGGCGCGCCGGTGCGCCTGGGCGATGTCGCCGATCTGGTCGATGGCCTTTCCGACTACCGCCAGTTGGCCCGCTTCAACGGCAAGATGACCATAGGCCTGGGCATCGTCAAGGTCACCAACACCAACACCGTCGCCATCATCGACCGGGTGAAGGAGCGCCTGGACAAGGAACTGCGCCCCCAGCTTCCGCCGGGACTCGAACTGCATGTGGTTTCCAACGACGCCATCTTCATCCTGGAAATCATCGACGCCCTCAAGGAGCACCTGCTCGAAGGCACTCTGCTGGCTGCCCTGGTGGTCTGGATCTTCCTCCTCTCGGTCCGTTCGACCCTCATCATCGCCCTGGCCATCCCGGTCTCCCTCATGGGGGCTGTGGCGGTCATCTATTTCGCCGGCTACACGCTCAATTCCCTCACCCTGCTCGGTCTCCTGCTCCTCATCGGCGTGGTGGTGGACGACGCCATCGTGGTGCTGGAAAACATCTTCCGCCACCGGGAGGAACTCGACCCCGACCCGGTTTCCGCTGCCATCAACGGCGCCAACGAAGTCTTCTTCGCCGTCCTGGCCGCCACCCTGGCCCTGGTGTCGATCTTCGCCCCGGTCATTTTCATGAGCGGCATCATCGGCCAGTTCTTCCGTTCCTTCGCCGTCGTCGTCACCTTCGGCGTCCTCGTATCCCTCTTCGTTTCCCTCACCCTCACCCCCATGCTGTGCTCCCGCTTCCTCACGGTACGGGAAAAGGGCCACGTCCGCCGCGGGCTTCCGGCACTCATCGCCCGCGGCTTCGCCTGGCTCGAAGCCTTCTACCGTCGCCTGCTGGCCTGGGCGCTGCGCCACCGCTGGAAGGTCGTCTTGCTCACCATCGCCGCCGTTGGGTCGAGCGCCTTTTTCTTCGCCAATGTCGGCAAGACCTTCGCGCCGGAACAGGACGAGGGACGCTTCCTGGTCAACCTGCGCACGCCCCTGGGTTCATCCATCGATTACACCGACACCCGCCTGCGGGCGGTGGAGGAAACCCTGGCCAGGCACCCGGAAATCGTCACCGAATTCGCCCTCATCGGTCTGGGCAGCGCGGGGCAGGTCAATCAGGGCCTGGTGGTGGCGCGCATGGCGCCCCGTGATCAGCGCAGCATCTCGCAGCAGGAACTCCTGCCCATCCTGCGGCGCGAACTGGCCGAAATTCCCGGCGCCCGCGCCTTCGCCGCCCCCTATCCCATGGTGCAGGGCCAGCGCGGCGAGCCCCTGCAATTCGTCCTGGCCGGGGAAAACCTCAACGAAGTGGCGCGCCTCTCGAAGGACCTGCTGCAAAAGCTCGCGACCGAACCCGGCCTGGGGCGCATCGATACCGATTTGCAACTCGACCTGCCGCAACTGGTCTTCGAGCCCGACCGCCTGCGCATCGCCGCCGCCGGCCTCAGCTCCCGCGATGTCGCCCTGGCCATCAACATGCTCACCGGTGGAGTCGATATCGGCAAATACAACGACGATCCCGGCGACGGCCAGCGCTACGACGTCCGGGTCAAGGCCCGCGACGGCGAATTCACCCAGCCCTCCGACCTGGCCAAGATCTGGCTGCGCAATCCGGAGGGCAAGATGATCCGCCTCGATGCCGTGGCGAGCTTCAAGGAAACCCTGGGCCCCGCCGTCATCGGCCGCTTCGATCTCCAGTACGCCGCCACCTTCTTCGCCACCCCGACCCTGCCCTTGGGAGAAGCGGTCAAGCGCATCCGGACCCAGGCCGCCGACCTGCCCCCCGGCTACCAGATCAAGCTCATCGGCCAGGCCGAGGAATTCGGCAAGACCACCCAATACATGGCCTTCGCCTTCACCCTGGCCCTGGTTCTGCTCTACATGGTCCTGGCCAGCCAGTTCAATTCCTTCCTGCAACCCCTCATCGTCATGCTGGCGCAGCCCCTCGCCATCATCGGCGGCATTGCCGCCCTGTGGGCCACCGGCCAGACGCTCAACATCTATTCCATGATCGGCCTGGTGCTCCTGATCGGCCTGGTGGCCAAAAATTCCATCCTGCTGGTGGACCTCGCCAACCAGCGGCGGGCCGGGGGCATGGGGGTGGACGAAGCCCTGTCCGACGCCTGCCCCATCCGCATGCGCCCCGTACTCATGACCTCGGCCACCGTCATCCTGGCCCTCACCCCGGCCGCCCTGGGCCTGGGGGCGGGGTCTGAGACCAATCAACCCCTGTCCATTGCGGTCATCGGCGGCATGGTGTCCTCGACCCTGCTCACCCTGGTGGTGGTTCCCGCGGTCTATTCCCTGGTGGAAAACTTCCTCGCCCGGCACCGGCGGCAAGCGACTGCTCCCAGCGCCGAGTGA
- the cyaY gene encoding iron donor protein CyaY, producing the protein MNDSEFESRAEQVLARLEAALEASGADLDWERAGGGILEIEFADGSRMVVNRHGAAREMWVAARSGGFHFRWDGQRWVDTRSGAELFGRLTQLVGEQAGVPVRIAVEDCG; encoded by the coding sequence ATGAACGACAGCGAATTCGAATCCCGTGCCGAGCAAGTGCTCGCAAGGCTGGAGGCCGCCCTGGAGGCATCTGGCGCAGACCTGGACTGGGAAAGGGCGGGGGGCGGCATCCTGGAAATCGAGTTTGCCGACGGCAGTCGCATGGTCGTCAATCGCCACGGCGCGGCCCGGGAAATGTGGGTGGCGGCGCGCTCGGGGGGCTTCCATTTTCGCTGGGATGGTCAGCGCTGGGTCGATACGCGCAGTGGCGCCGAATTGTTCGGGCGTTTGACGCAACTGGTGGGCGAGCAGGCCGGGGTGCCGGTGAGGATTGCGGTTGAGGATTGCGGTTGA
- a CDS encoding efflux RND transporter periplasmic adaptor subunit, with translation MKPWPALLLAALAVTACSEKAPEKKGPPPTLITVVQVQPARFEVVERTLGSLEAVLDPKVGAEIAGRIVAVHVHGGQPVKKGQVMARIDPLDATQQAAADRAEVARLEALLGQQERLVTRQKELVERNFISRNALDDVTAQRDALRSQLAAAQARSEISRHGLGRTEVIAPFDGNVEVQIVSLGDYVKVGDPVFRLISNARLRANLPFPESAGPRLRIGQPVRLLSPMAPDSPVEGAIEDIRPTLLEGSRAIEVIARIDNPGALRGGGSVNATVITGAREGALMVPEQSVVLRPAGKVVYVVEGSKVRQQIVRTGGKEGGLVEILDGLKGGERVALDGAGFLTQDAPITVKGAPAAAPASSKPQ, from the coding sequence ATGAAACCCTGGCCGGCCCTCCTTCTGGCGGCGCTGGCCGTCACTGCCTGTAGCGAAAAGGCACCCGAGAAGAAGGGCCCGCCTCCCACTCTGATCACTGTCGTCCAGGTCCAGCCGGCTCGTTTCGAAGTGGTCGAGCGCACCCTGGGTTCCCTGGAAGCCGTCCTCGACCCCAAGGTAGGCGCGGAGATCGCAGGCCGCATCGTCGCCGTCCACGTGCACGGCGGGCAGCCCGTAAAGAAGGGGCAGGTCATGGCCCGCATCGACCCCCTGGACGCCACCCAGCAGGCCGCCGCCGACCGGGCCGAGGTCGCCCGCCTGGAGGCCCTTCTGGGCCAGCAGGAACGCCTGGTCACGCGCCAGAAGGAACTGGTCGAGCGCAATTTCATCTCCCGCAACGCCCTCGACGACGTGACCGCCCAGCGGGATGCCTTGCGCAGCCAACTCGCCGCCGCCCAGGCCCGCAGCGAGATTTCCCGCCACGGTCTGGGGCGTACCGAAGTCATCGCCCCCTTCGACGGCAACGTCGAGGTTCAGATCGTCAGCCTGGGCGACTACGTCAAGGTCGGCGACCCGGTGTTCCGCCTCATCTCCAACGCCCGCCTGCGCGCCAACCTGCCCTTCCCGGAAAGCGCCGGCCCCCGCCTGCGCATCGGGCAGCCGGTACGCCTGCTCAGTCCCATGGCGCCCGATTCCCCCGTCGAGGGCGCCATCGAGGACATCCGTCCGACGCTGCTCGAAGGCAGCCGTGCCATCGAAGTCATCGCCCGCATCGACAATCCCGGCGCCCTGCGGGGAGGGGGATCGGTGAACGCCACGGTCATCACCGGCGCCCGCGAAGGCGCCCTCATGGTGCCGGAACAATCGGTGGTCCTGCGTCCGGCAGGCAAGGTCGTCTATGTCGTGGAAGGGAGCAAGGTCCGCCAGCAGATCGTCCGCACCGGCGGCAAGGAGGGGGGTCTGGTGGAAATCCTCGACGGCCTGAAGGGAGGCGAGCGCGTGGCCCTGGACGGCGCCGGCTTCCTCACCCAGGATGCCCCCATCACGGTCAAAGGCGCCCCGGCGGCAGCCCCCGCCTCGTCCAAACCCCAATGA
- a CDS encoding AEC family transporter, giving the protein MLLRIVAILFPIFGIVAAGFFYARRHKPEMAVANRLNMDVFVPALVFAAMAGKSFDLAAFGPLALAALLVLLACGLVAWPVARLLDVPAKTFVPPMLFNNSGNIGLPLAVLAWGENALAAAVILFMVENTLHFTLGARLLDPRARLLTLWRVPVVAAAFAGLVVAAFKIPLWAPAVTAIKMLGDVSVPLLLFSLGVRMTDVSLGDWKVSLLGAFARPLLGMAVAWGVVQALGIEGQQAAMLIVFGSLPPAVLNFLFAERYKQEPQRVASIVLVGNLAALIFLPLSLALVLS; this is encoded by the coding sequence CTGCTGCTGCGCATCGTCGCCATCCTCTTTCCCATCTTTGGCATCGTCGCGGCGGGGTTTTTTTACGCCCGGCGCCACAAGCCGGAAATGGCGGTGGCCAACCGCCTCAATATGGACGTCTTCGTGCCGGCACTGGTCTTTGCCGCCATGGCGGGCAAGTCCTTCGACCTGGCGGCCTTCGGCCCCCTGGCCCTGGCGGCGCTGCTGGTCCTGCTCGCTTGCGGACTCGTGGCCTGGCCGGTGGCCCGGCTGCTGGATGTTCCGGCCAAGACCTTCGTGCCGCCCATGCTGTTCAATAACTCCGGCAACATCGGCTTGCCGCTGGCTGTGCTGGCCTGGGGCGAAAACGCCCTGGCGGCGGCGGTGATCCTCTTCATGGTGGAAAACACCCTGCACTTCACCCTGGGGGCGCGGCTCCTCGACCCCCGGGCGCGGCTGCTCACTCTCTGGCGCGTGCCGGTGGTGGCGGCCGCCTTCGCCGGCCTAGTGGTGGCGGCGTTCAAGATTCCGCTCTGGGCGCCGGCCGTCACCGCCATCAAGATGCTGGGGGACGTGTCGGTACCACTGCTCCTCTTTTCCCTGGGCGTGCGCATGACCGATGTGTCCCTGGGGGACTGGAAGGTCTCGCTGCTGGGGGCCTTCGCCCGGCCCCTGCTGGGCATGGCCGTGGCCTGGGGCGTCGTCCAGGCCCTGGGCATCGAGGGCCAGCAGGCGGCCATGCTCATCGTCTTCGGTTCCCTGCCGCCGGCGGTGCTCAACTTCCTTTTCGCCGAGCGCTACAAGCAGGAGCCCCAGCGGGTCGCGTCCATCGTGCTGGTGGGCAATCTGGCGGCCCTGATCTTCCTGCCTCTGTCGCTGGCGTTGGTGCTCAGCTGA
- the hslU gene encoding ATP-dependent protease ATPase subunit HslU, with protein sequence MSTMTPQEIVHELDKHIVGQGKAKKAVAIALRNRWRRSQVAEPLRQEITPKNILMIGPTGVGKTEIARRLARLANAPFIKIEATKFTEVGYVGRDVDTIIRDLVEIAIKSQRERAMQSVRARAENAAEDRILDTLLPPARSPGFFAEGSGQTEDNATRQKFRKRLREGELDDKEIDIEVAAPSMQAEIFAPPGMEELTQQIQGMFQNMGGGRKKSRKLKIKEALKLIVDEEAARLVNDEEVKLEAVKNVEQNGIVFLDEIDKIASRSEAHGAEVSRQGVQRDLLPLVEGTTISTKYGMIRTDHVLFIASGAFHLAKPSDLIPELQGRFPIRVELDSLSVADFERILTQTDACLTRQYQALLATEGVTVDFAQCGIQRLAEIAFQVNEKTENIGARRLYTVMEKLLEEVSFAAGKAGLTEVKVDAAYVDGRLGDLAGDEDLSRYVL encoded by the coding sequence GTGAGCACCATGACGCCCCAGGAAATCGTCCACGAGCTGGACAAGCACATCGTCGGCCAGGGCAAGGCCAAGAAGGCGGTGGCCATCGCGCTGCGCAATCGCTGGCGCCGTTCCCAGGTGGCCGAGCCCCTGCGCCAGGAGATCACGCCGAAGAACATCCTGATGATCGGCCCCACCGGTGTGGGCAAGACCGAGATTGCCCGGCGCCTGGCCCGCCTGGCCAACGCTCCCTTCATCAAGATCGAGGCGACGAAGTTCACCGAAGTGGGCTATGTCGGGCGGGATGTGGACACGATCATCCGCGATTTGGTGGAGATCGCCATCAAGAGCCAGCGCGAGCGCGCCATGCAGAGCGTGCGCGCCCGGGCCGAGAATGCCGCCGAGGATCGTATTCTCGACACCCTTCTGCCTCCGGCCCGCAGCCCAGGCTTTTTCGCCGAAGGTAGCGGGCAGACGGAGGATAACGCCACCCGCCAGAAATTCCGCAAGAGGCTGCGGGAGGGGGAACTGGACGACAAGGAAATCGACATCGAAGTGGCGGCGCCGTCCATGCAGGCCGAAATCTTTGCGCCCCCCGGCATGGAAGAACTGACCCAACAGATCCAGGGCATGTTCCAGAACATGGGTGGCGGACGCAAGAAGAGCCGCAAGCTGAAGATCAAGGAGGCGCTCAAGCTGATCGTCGACGAGGAGGCGGCCCGTCTGGTGAATGACGAGGAGGTCAAGCTGGAGGCGGTGAAAAACGTGGAACAGAACGGTATCGTCTTCCTCGACGAGATCGACAAGATCGCCAGCCGCTCCGAAGCTCACGGCGCCGAGGTCTCCCGCCAGGGGGTGCAGCGGGATCTGCTGCCCCTGGTCGAAGGCACCACGATATCGACCAAGTACGGCATGATCCGTACCGATCACGTGCTGTTCATCGCGTCCGGCGCTTTTCATCTGGCCAAGCCTTCGGACCTCATTCCCGAATTGCAGGGCCGCTTTCCCATCCGCGTCGAGCTGGATTCCCTGTCGGTGGCCGATTTCGAGCGCATCCTGACCCAGACCGACGCCTGCCTCACGCGTCAGTACCAGGCGTTGCTGGCGACCGAGGGGGTGACGGTGGACTTTGCCCAATGCGGCATTCAGCGTCTGGCGGAAATCGCCTTCCAGGTGAATGAGAAGACCGAGAACATTGGCGCCCGACGCCTGTACACGGTGATGGAAAAACTGCTGGAAGAGGTTTCTTTCGCGGCGGGGAAGGCGGGATTGACCGAGGTGAAGGTGGACGCGGCCTACGTCGATGGGCGCCTGGGCGACCTCGCCGGCGACGAGGATCTTTCCCGGTACGTTTTGTGA